One Desulfovibrio sp. Fe33 DNA segment encodes these proteins:
- a CDS encoding ABC transporter substrate-binding protein, producing the protein MKKILLLAAALLLVASTAFAGKTYVISVTQIVEHPALDAMRIGMADRLKEKGIDFTYNVHIAQGNMATNTQIVSQIIGERPDLVLAIATPGAQACAQKIHDAPILFTGVTDPVTAGLVKDLKNTDGKNITGMSDFSPMDKHVALIREIVPGVKTIGIIYNSGEPNSVPNLKALKEEAAKVGINVEEATIANSSGVYQAAKSLVGRCDVVYIGTDNTVVSAIESAVKVCTDNKLPLIVGDVDSVARGAIAAVAVDYYKMGLQTGDMAARILVDGVNPADMPVEFLNDLNLHVNLKAAQAMGVTLPQSVIDRASKVIE; encoded by the coding sequence ATGAAAAAAATTCTGTTGCTTGCGGCGGCCTTGCTGTTGGTCGCCTCCACCGCCTTTGCCGGTAAGACGTACGTCATCTCCGTGACCCAGATCGTGGAGCACCCCGCCTTGGACGCCATGCGCATAGGCATGGCCGACCGCCTCAAGGAAAAGGGCATCGACTTCACCTACAATGTGCATATCGCACAGGGCAACATGGCCACCAACACTCAGATCGTCAGCCAGATCATCGGCGAGCGTCCTGACCTGGTGCTTGCCATAGCCACACCCGGGGCCCAGGCCTGCGCCCAGAAGATTCACGACGCGCCCATCCTTTTCACCGGCGTGACCGATCCCGTCACTGCGGGGCTGGTCAAGGATCTCAAGAACACCGACGGGAAAAACATCACCGGCATGTCCGACTTCAGCCCCATGGACAAGCATGTGGCTCTGATTCGTGAGATCGTTCCCGGCGTGAAGACCATCGGCATCATCTACAACTCCGGCGAACCCAACTCCGTTCCCAATCTCAAGGCGTTGAAGGAAGAAGCCGCCAAGGTCGGCATCAATGTCGAAGAGGCGACCATCGCCAATTCCAGCGGCGTTTATCAAGCCGCCAAGAGCCTTGTGGGACGTTGCGACGTGGTCTACATCGGCACGGACAACACCGTGGTTTCGGCCATCGAGTCCGCCGTGAAGGTCTGTACGGACAACAAGCTGCCGCTGATCGTCGGCGATGTGGATTCCGTGGCTCGCGGCGCCATCGCGGCCGTGGCCGTAGACTACTACAAGATGGGACTCCAGACCGGCGACATGGCCGCCCGCATCCTGGTGGACGGTGTCAATCCCGCCGACATGCCCGTTGAATTCCTCAACGATCTCAATCTGCACGTCAATCTCAAGGCTGCACAGGCGATGGGCGTGACCCTGCCCCAATCCGTCATTGACCGCGCATCCAAGGTCATTGAATAG
- the fliM gene encoding flagellar motor switch protein FliM: MSKILEQDEVDALLRGLSGGDVETETEIPEDDTGVVAFDLANQDRIIRGRMPVLEIVNDRFARLCTNALANTMRKRVDINPISIDMSKFGDFMRSLPVPTSISIFKMDPLRGNALLVVDSRLVFALVENFFGGAGSQPKVEGRDFTPIEQAIVERVVKIALANMEESWKPVHEVHVEMVRTEVNPQFAAIVPPSDVVIVVTFEVELENAIGSLIVCLPYATMEPIRSKLHASFQSERLEVDHVWINRFKERLMETPVEMVVRLGRTTISGRQLLYLQEGDIILLDTDEDELLEAEVEGVRKFKGLPGRVKGNKSFKVVKEEEIRF, translated from the coding sequence ATGAGCAAAATCCTCGAACAAGATGAAGTAGATGCCCTGCTCCGGGGTCTTTCCGGCGGGGATGTCGAAACCGAGACCGAGATTCCTGAAGATGATACCGGCGTGGTCGCCTTTGACCTGGCCAATCAGGACAGGATCATTCGCGGCCGTATGCCCGTGCTCGAGATCGTCAACGACCGCTTCGCTCGTCTGTGCACCAACGCGCTGGCCAACACTATGCGCAAGCGGGTCGACATCAACCCCATTTCCATCGACATGTCCAAGTTCGGCGATTTCATGCGCTCCCTGCCGGTGCCGACCTCCATCTCCATTTTCAAGATGGATCCCCTCCGCGGCAATGCCCTGCTGGTCGTCGACTCCCGTCTGGTTTTCGCCCTGGTCGAGAACTTCTTCGGCGGCGCGGGGAGTCAGCCCAAGGTCGAAGGACGCGACTTCACACCCATCGAGCAGGCCATAGTCGAACGTGTGGTCAAGATCGCCCTGGCAAACATGGAAGAATCCTGGAAACCGGTGCACGAGGTCCACGTGGAGATGGTCCGTACCGAGGTGAACCCGCAGTTCGCGGCCATTGTCCCGCCCTCTGACGTAGTCATCGTCGTCACTTTCGAGGTCGAGCTGGAAAATGCCATCGGCTCGCTCATCGTTTGTCTTCCCTACGCGACCATGGAACCGATCCGCTCCAAGCTGCACGCGTCCTTCCAGTCCGAACGCCTGGAAGTGGATCACGTATGGATCAACCGATTCAAGGAGCGTCTCATGGAGACGCCGGTGGAAATGGTCGTGCGGCTTGGCAGGACAACCATTTCAGGCCGTCAGCTCCTTTACCTGCAGGAAGGCGACATCATCCTGCTCGACACCGATGAGGATGAACTCCTCGAAGCCGAGGTCGAAGGCGTCCGCAAGTTCAAGGGATTGCCCGGCCGGGTCAAGGGCAACAAGTCCTTCAAGGTCGTGAAGGAAGAGGAAATCCGTTTCTGA
- a CDS encoding divergent polysaccharide deacetylase family protein, whose protein sequence is MDERAPETNNEKKTGLDGLLKRIYRPGPLIFLFTLAFLAMAGLGWMLLTAKTPPPQVIVPVTAEREEEPQRDKAYEEVVSDLEDKVKQADLAIIETMRDLNLKMHDLELVDVELRRFEDRGYHYQVLQFPKVSDRNLFLVTLRKRLYERLPDAALLDNGDTEAAVEIHGQRTHLLLLEATPQVIVLPEAKGPKLAVVIDDVGENYALLQGLAALDIPLSFAVWPNASHTRECVDLITGTHHDLLIHFPMEPMGYPAVKPGDDALFVSMSEDQVRKRIADNLGRIPEAIGVNNHMGSRFTADARGMRTALGEFRRHGLFFLDSLTSGKSVGRATAKDVGIPFYERDTFLDNVKDVNAIVLQLRKTERVAKRKGWAIAIGHPYRETLAALKQWQKSRDQSIQVISLSKLRPE, encoded by the coding sequence ATGGACGAACGCGCTCCGGAAACGAATAACGAAAAAAAGACCGGGCTCGACGGACTTCTCAAGAGGATCTATCGGCCCGGTCCTCTCATTTTTCTGTTCACTCTCGCCTTTCTGGCCATGGCCGGATTGGGCTGGATGCTTTTGACCGCGAAGACGCCGCCGCCTCAGGTCATCGTTCCCGTGACCGCCGAACGGGAAGAGGAGCCGCAACGCGACAAGGCGTATGAGGAAGTCGTCTCCGACCTGGAGGACAAGGTCAAGCAGGCCGATCTCGCCATCATCGAAACCATGCGCGACCTGAATCTCAAGATGCACGATCTTGAGTTGGTTGACGTGGAGCTGCGCCGCTTCGAGGACCGCGGGTACCATTACCAGGTATTGCAATTCCCCAAGGTCTCCGACCGCAATCTCTTCCTGGTCACATTACGCAAAAGGCTCTATGAGCGTCTTCCCGATGCCGCCCTGCTCGACAACGGCGACACCGAGGCGGCTGTCGAGATTCATGGGCAGCGCACCCATCTGCTGCTTCTCGAAGCCACCCCGCAGGTTATCGTCCTGCCCGAGGCCAAAGGCCCCAAGCTGGCGGTGGTCATCGATGATGTGGGCGAGAACTATGCCCTGCTCCAGGGGCTTGCCGCCCTCGACATCCCGCTCTCCTTCGCGGTGTGGCCCAATGCCAGCCACACGAGGGAATGCGTGGACCTCATCACCGGCACACATCATGACCTGCTCATCCATTTCCCCATGGAGCCCATGGGCTACCCTGCGGTCAAACCGGGCGACGACGCCCTGTTCGTGTCCATGTCCGAGGACCAAGTGCGGAAACGCATCGCAGACAACCTCGGCCGGATACCCGAAGCCATCGGGGTGAACAATCACATGGGATCGCGCTTCACGGCCGATGCGCGTGGTATGCGGACGGCCCTTGGCGAATTTCGGCGGCACGGCCTGTTCTTCCTGGACAGCCTTACTTCGGGCAAAAGCGTGGGACGCGCCACGGCCAAGGATGTGGGAATCCCCTTCTATGAGCGGGATACTTTTCTGGACAACGTAAAGGACGTGAACGCCATAGTGCTTCAACTGCGCAAGACCGAACGGGTAGCCAAACGCAAGGGTTGGGCCATCGCCATCGGCCATCCCTACAGGGAAACTCTGGCCGCTCTCAAACAGTGGCAGAAAAGCCGTGACCAGTCCATCCAGGTAATTTCCCTGTCGAAACTCCGTCCCGAGTAA
- a CDS encoding S41 family peptidase, translating to MRVTLWIVTFLLLFTLTVAPGPTIAAKGDQFEALKTFSQVLDLVEGNYVKPVTKKELIDNSIKGMLEELDPHSTYLSPEDFKDMQVDTAGKFSGIGIEISMDQGRIIVVSPIEDTPAYKAGLLAGDIILEIDGESTQDMTLMDAVKLIRGEKGTTVTLLILHKGSNKPLEVAIVRGTIPIVNVKTQSLEDGYLYLRLTKFQESSTKNLRDAIAEYRKHHTLKGIVFDLRNNPGGLLNQAVSVADTFLDDGTIVYIQGRNEADRKDFFASKESDDVKVPMVTLINAGSASASEIVAGALQDLKRSLIIGERSFGKGSVQQIIPLSDGSGIKLTTSLYYTPSGRSIQAKGIEPDLRIPFVAPSEDETGMRDRFTVREKDLSGHLENGQKPTQRKRDEDAEKAKDMLARDNQLRMALELVKSLPKMKEIQ from the coding sequence ATGCGTGTCACGCTTTGGATAGTCACATTTTTGCTTCTTTTCACCCTTACCGTCGCCCCCGGCCCGACCATAGCGGCCAAGGGAGACCAGTTCGAAGCTCTCAAGACTTTTTCGCAGGTGCTGGACCTTGTTGAAGGCAACTACGTCAAGCCTGTGACCAAGAAGGAGCTCATCGACAATTCCATCAAGGGGATGCTCGAAGAGCTTGACCCCCACTCCACGTATCTTTCCCCCGAGGACTTCAAGGACATGCAGGTCGACACCGCAGGCAAATTCAGCGGTATCGGCATCGAGATCAGCATGGACCAGGGGCGCATCATCGTGGTTTCCCCCATTGAGGACACTCCTGCCTACAAGGCTGGATTGCTGGCGGGCGACATCATCCTCGAGATCGACGGCGAATCCACCCAGGACATGACCCTTATGGACGCGGTCAAGCTGATTCGCGGCGAAAAGGGCACCACCGTCACGCTGCTCATCCTCCACAAGGGCTCCAACAAGCCTCTCGAGGTGGCCATCGTTCGCGGCACCATCCCCATCGTCAACGTCAAGACCCAGTCCCTCGAAGACGGTTATCTCTACCTGCGGCTGACCAAGTTCCAGGAATCCTCCACCAAGAACCTGCGCGACGCCATTGCCGAATATCGCAAGCATCACACGCTCAAGGGCATCGTCTTCGACCTGCGCAACAACCCCGGCGGACTCCTGAACCAGGCGGTTTCCGTGGCCGACACCTTCCTGGACGACGGCACCATCGTCTACATCCAGGGCAGGAACGAAGCCGACCGCAAGGACTTCTTTGCTTCCAAGGAATCCGACGACGTCAAGGTCCCCATGGTCACGCTCATCAACGCTGGTTCGGCCTCGGCCTCGGAAATCGTCGCCGGAGCCCTTCAGGACCTCAAGCGTTCCCTCATCATCGGTGAGCGCTCCTTCGGCAAGGGATCGGTCCAGCAGATCATTCCCCTGTCCGACGGCTCGGGCATCAAGCTGACCACATCGCTCTACTACACTCCGAGCGGGCGCTCCATCCAGGCCAAGGGCATCGAGCCCGATCTGCGCATTCCGTTCGTTGCTCCGAGCGAGGACGAGACAGGTATGCGTGACCGCTTTACCGTCCGCGAAAAGGACCTGAGCGGCCATCTGGAAAACGGCCAGAAGCCCACCCAGCGCAAGCGGGACGAGGACGCGGAAAAGGCCAAGGACATGCTCGCCCGGGATAACCAGTTGCGCATGGCCCTGGAACTGGTCAAGAGCCTGCCCAAGATGAAGGAAATCCAGTAA
- a CDS encoding murein hydrolase activator EnvC family protein has product MNKILVVIACCLILLPSGAFGQARDEVLSESLQKEHQKADENEQKVRALTEKAGQISTRLTDIGNEVSRLKGHIRDQEKTLASIHEREALARRDYLALEKDKERISMELSGLMRTLWPVHMQNVRSRFNGVEDWAMFDRRFNWLADIYAATSRKLDEAKSNSESIAQNLEDQRRLAEEAERQLAQVNESKDKLLDNQYALRRNLKKVNREKENAEAELTAILGTIADLKYQLQSQKTKRFALYKNALPWPVRGRVVSGFNLKATPPARGLAIGAAEGSTVQSVFWGKVVHNDTLRGFGRVVIIYHGYNYYSLYAYLSDTFVRNGQEVEKNEPLGTVGYFPQVDGTGLYFELRFHQKPINPETWLTATR; this is encoded by the coding sequence ATGAACAAGATTCTTGTCGTCATAGCGTGCTGCCTCATTCTGCTGCCCTCCGGGGCTTTTGGGCAGGCGCGCGACGAGGTCTTGAGCGAATCATTGCAGAAGGAACATCAAAAGGCCGACGAAAACGAGCAGAAAGTACGCGCCCTTACCGAAAAAGCCGGACAGATATCCACCCGGCTTACGGATATCGGGAACGAAGTTTCCAGGCTCAAGGGACACATCCGCGACCAGGAGAAAACGCTGGCCTCCATCCATGAACGGGAAGCGCTGGCGCGACGGGATTACTTGGCCCTGGAAAAGGACAAGGAGCGCATTTCCATGGAGCTTTCCGGGCTCATGCGCACCCTGTGGCCGGTACACATGCAAAACGTCAGGTCTCGTTTCAACGGAGTTGAAGACTGGGCCATGTTCGATCGCCGCTTCAACTGGCTGGCGGACATCTATGCAGCCACGAGCCGCAAGCTCGACGAGGCGAAAAGCAACTCGGAAAGCATAGCGCAAAACCTGGAAGACCAGCGGCGGCTAGCCGAAGAGGCGGAAAGGCAGCTGGCGCAGGTCAATGAGAGCAAGGATAAGCTGCTGGACAATCAATACGCCCTGCGCCGCAACCTGAAAAAGGTCAACCGGGAAAAGGAGAACGCCGAGGCGGAGCTGACGGCCATCCTAGGAACCATCGCCGATCTCAAGTACCAGTTGCAATCCCAGAAGACCAAGCGATTCGCCCTTTACAAGAACGCCCTTCCCTGGCCCGTCAGGGGACGCGTGGTTTCCGGTTTCAATCTCAAGGCCACTCCTCCGGCGCGCGGCCTGGCCATCGGGGCGGCCGAAGGGAGTACCGTGCAGTCAGTCTTCTGGGGCAAGGTGGTGCATAATGACACCCTGCGCGGCTTCGGGCGAGTGGTCATTATATACCACGGATATAATTATTATAGCCTTTACGCCTATTTATCCGATACATTCGTTCGTAACGGGCAGGAAGTCGAAAAGAACGAGCCTCTGGGTACCGTGGGCTATTTCCCCCAGGTGGACGGGACCGGATTGTATTTTGAATTGCGTTTTCATCAAAAACCAATTAACCCAGAAACTTGGTTAACCGCAACAAGATGA
- a CDS encoding endonuclease III domain-containing protein, with protein MSRSGLLMDMYDAMLATLGPSEWWPGETPFEIAIGAILTQNTNWKNVEKALDNLKSAGVLEAEPLHDLPVPKLSELIRPAGYYNVKARRIHNFLEFLKVEAEFDLLSLKDRNLAELRPKILGINGIGPETGDCILLYALDFPTFVVDAYTARIVGRHGLAWEDVDYHGLQAVFMDALPEDVALYNEYHALIVRVGANWCRKKAGLCESCPLQPFLEQ; from the coding sequence ATGTCCAGGTCCGGCCTGCTGATGGACATGTACGACGCCATGCTGGCGACGCTCGGCCCGAGTGAGTGGTGGCCGGGTGAAACGCCCTTTGAGATAGCCATAGGGGCCATTCTCACCCAGAATACCAACTGGAAGAACGTCGAAAAGGCCCTGGACAACCTCAAGTCCGCCGGAGTGCTTGAGGCGGAGCCCCTGCACGACTTGCCTGTCCCGAAGCTGTCCGAGCTGATTCGGCCGGCCGGGTATTACAACGTCAAGGCGCGGCGCATTCACAACTTCCTTGAATTCCTCAAGGTTGAGGCGGAGTTTGACCTGCTTTCGCTCAAGGACAGGAATCTGGCCGAGCTCCGCCCCAAGATTCTCGGCATCAACGGAATCGGACCTGAGACCGGGGATTGCATCCTGCTCTACGCCCTGGACTTTCCGACTTTCGTGGTGGACGCCTATACCGCCAGGATCGTCGGACGTCATGGGCTGGCATGGGAAGACGTCGACTACCACGGGCTTCAAGCCGTTTTCATGGACGCCTTGCCGGAAGATGTGGCATTATACAATGAATACCATGCCCTCATCGTTCGCGTAGGCGCGAATTGGTGTCGAAAAAAGGCCGGCCTGTGCGAGTCCTGTCCCCTTCAACCTTTCCTTGAACAATAG
- a CDS encoding 50S ribosomal protein L11 methyltransferase, whose translation MSTLLKIEFTIPEETADEAGVFIASKVPHGWEETPTADGRKFTLYLEDHPLGHEMVEAFRERFPEGGVTFSEQESENWAMAWKDFFVPVNCGDTFRIYPPWLNDDEENGTTHIVIEPKMAFGTGHHATTSLCLATIGRLSKAGTLQAGQTFLDLGTGSGILGIGLSKLGLTGIGLDIDPQAVACAVENVDANGVTDSFNLAVGSIDCVEEGRTFDLVVANILSGPLIEMAGDILARVAPGGSLVLSGILADKQSDAVAEAYGRHGLGEPQRFIEGEWICLVWETLGR comes from the coding sequence ATGTCCACCCTTCTGAAGATCGAATTTACCATCCCCGAAGAAACCGCCGATGAAGCCGGTGTGTTCATCGCCTCCAAGGTCCCCCATGGCTGGGAGGAGACTCCCACCGCGGACGGCCGCAAGTTTACGCTGTACCTTGAAGACCATCCCCTCGGGCATGAGATGGTCGAGGCTTTCCGGGAACGGTTCCCCGAAGGAGGCGTGACCTTTTCCGAGCAGGAGTCCGAAAACTGGGCCATGGCCTGGAAGGACTTTTTCGTTCCGGTCAACTGCGGGGACACCTTCCGCATCTATCCCCCGTGGCTGAACGACGACGAAGAGAACGGAACCACCCACATCGTCATCGAGCCCAAAATGGCCTTCGGCACCGGCCATCACGCCACCACCTCGCTGTGTCTGGCGACCATCGGCAGGCTGTCCAAGGCGGGGACCCTCCAGGCGGGCCAGACTTTCCTGGATCTGGGCACCGGGTCCGGCATTCTCGGCATCGGGCTGTCCAAACTCGGCCTGACCGGCATCGGACTGGACATTGATCCGCAGGCCGTGGCCTGCGCCGTGGAAAACGTTGACGCCAACGGCGTAACCGACTCCTTCAACCTGGCCGTGGGCTCCATTGACTGCGTTGAAGAGGGACGCACTTTCGACCTCGTCGTGGCCAACATCCTTTCCGGGCCGCTCATCGAAATGGCGGGCGATATCCTCGCCAGAGTCGCTCCCGGCGGTTCTCTTGTCCTTTCCGGTATTCTAGCCGACAAACAATCCGACGCCGTGGCCGAGGCCTACGGCAGGCATGGCCTCGGCGAACCGCAGCGATTCATCGAGGGTGAATGGATTTGCCTGGTCTGGGAGACTCTGGGGAGATAG
- a CDS encoding aspartate aminotransferase family protein, producing MSQKFDAIKERESNLLCNTYGRYPLAVSHAKGCRLYDLDGVEYRDFLAGIAVCSLGHSRDDLADVMVEQARKMVHVSNLFYQEPQLNLAEKLLSTCAAGKVFFCNSGAEANEGAIKLARKYMRTVRNEDRYEVITLEKSFHGRTLSTLTATGQAGPIKEGYSPLPEGFVTVPFGNVNALRGAINAHTAAIMVEMIQGEGGVRPLPTDYVNDIVALCKENGILLIVDEVQTGVCRTGRFWAHQHYGITPDIFTSAKALANGLPMGAVLCSNEVAKGFTPGSHATTFGGGALVSAVAAKVIDIMIEDKMAERALKMGEFARAQVLKLKEKHPETIAGTRGLGLLLGIELAKNGREIWNGLLEHRMVCNLTQGTILRLVPPLTITEDDITAFVQALDEVLTSIEE from the coding sequence ATGTCTCAGAAATTCGATGCGATAAAAGAACGGGAATCGAATCTTTTATGTAATACCTACGGCCGGTATCCCCTGGCCGTGTCCCATGCCAAGGGTTGCCGCCTCTACGATCTGGACGGCGTCGAGTATCGCGACTTCCTGGCGGGCATCGCCGTGTGTTCTTTGGGCCACAGCCGCGACGATCTGGCCGACGTAATGGTCGAGCAGGCGCGGAAGATGGTTCACGTTTCCAACCTCTTTTACCAGGAGCCCCAGCTCAATCTGGCCGAAAAGCTGCTTTCCACCTGCGCTGCGGGCAAAGTCTTTTTCTGCAACTCCGGAGCCGAAGCCAACGAAGGCGCCATCAAGCTGGCCCGCAAATATATGCGCACCGTGCGCAACGAGGACCGCTACGAGGTCATTACCCTCGAAAAATCCTTCCATGGCCGGACGTTGTCCACATTGACCGCCACCGGCCAGGCCGGTCCCATCAAGGAAGGGTACAGCCCCCTGCCCGAGGGATTCGTGACCGTGCCTTTCGGCAACGTCAACGCGCTGCGCGGAGCCATCAACGCGCATACCGCCGCCATCATGGTCGAGATGATTCAGGGTGAAGGCGGCGTGCGTCCCCTGCCCACGGACTACGTCAACGACATCGTGGCGCTGTGCAAGGAAAACGGCATCCTGCTCATCGTGGACGAGGTGCAGACCGGCGTGTGCCGCACGGGCCGTTTCTGGGCCCATCAGCATTACGGCATCACCCCCGACATTTTCACCTCGGCCAAGGCCCTGGCCAACGGATTGCCCATGGGCGCGGTTCTGTGTTCCAACGAAGTCGCCAAGGGATTCACGCCCGGCTCCCACGCCACCACCTTCGGCGGCGGCGCGCTGGTTTCGGCCGTTGCGGCAAAGGTCATCGACATCATGATCGAGGACAAGATGGCCGAGCGCGCTCTCAAGATGGGCGAATTCGCCAGGGCACAGGTGCTCAAGCTCAAGGAGAAGCATCCCGAAACCATCGCCGGAACGCGCGGGCTTGGACTGCTCTTGGGTATCGAACTGGCCAAGAACGGCCGAGAGATATGGAATGGCCTCCTGGAGCACAGGATGGTCTGCAACCTGACCCAGGGAACCATTCTGCGCCTCGTGCCGCCCCTGACCATTACCGAGGACGACATCACCGCCTTTGTCCAGGCGTTGGACGAGGTCCTGACCTCAATTGAGGAATAA
- the dut gene encoding dUTP diphosphatase, with protein sequence MNKIDVNVKFLHEVWKENKLAYATEHSAGLDLRACIDSDEVEIGPGEKAAIPAGVAIEIREPGVAGYVFSRSGLGTKEGLTVSQGVGVIDPDYRGEIKVSLLNTSGEMRRIKRGQRIAQLVFMPIFQATITPVEELGETARGAGGFGSTGKH encoded by the coding sequence ATGAACAAGATCGACGTGAACGTGAAGTTCCTGCATGAAGTTTGGAAGGAAAACAAACTGGCCTACGCCACGGAGCACTCCGCTGGACTGGACCTGCGCGCCTGTATCGACTCGGATGAAGTCGAGATCGGACCGGGCGAAAAAGCGGCCATCCCCGCAGGAGTCGCCATCGAAATCCGCGAGCCCGGTGTGGCCGGATACGTTTTTTCCCGCAGCGGCCTGGGCACCAAGGAAGGACTGACCGTCAGCCAGGGCGTCGGCGTCATCGATCCGGATTACCGTGGGGAGATCAAAGTCTCGCTGCTCAACACTTCGGGCGAGATGCGACGAATCAAACGCGGGCAACGCATTGCCCAACTCGTGTTCATGCCCATATTCCAAGCGACAATCACCCCTGTTGAGGAACTCGGCGAGACCGCGCGCGGCGCGGGCGGGTTCGGCTCCACCGGGAAACACTAA
- a CDS encoding sodium:solute symporter family protein — translation MTGKIIGVLVYLVVIFYLGYKAWLKTRESTDYMLAGRSMNPFVLAMSYGATFVSTSAIVGFGGVSGMFGMSLLWLTFLTIFVGIFVAMVFFGKRTRRMGLALDSHTFPEFLGRRYGSKFIQQFSGVVIFVFIPVYAAAVLIGICRMLEVAFPAVSYGVWLLVVTAIVAVYVVTGGLKAVMYTDAFQGTIMAAMMLILIVTTYALLGGVTEAHQALTDLAGLVPAGLAKGGMTGWTTGPKLESPIGLTIYTTIIYGVGIGVLAQPQLAIRYMTVPSDRELNRAVAIGGIFILLMTGVAFVAGALSNVVFYKEFGKVAIAVADNNFDSIIPLYIDKVMPGWFSGLFLVAMFAAAMSTMSSQYHVGGTSLSRDFLEQYVSVGNGGSSMKLNRLGVTVAIVATLVWAWLLPGGVIARATAFFFGLCAASFLPIYVLGLYWKGMTKTGAKVSMVGGFCFSMFWLLFIHVKEAGFIGLCQAMFGKATLVADAAPGSWTWLMQWVDPNVVALPVSLALAVGVSLATRRIEEKHLDLCWEGLR, via the coding sequence ATGACCGGCAAAATCATCGGCGTTCTCGTCTACCTCGTGGTCATTTTCTATCTCGGCTACAAGGCCTGGCTCAAAACCAGGGAGTCCACGGACTATATGCTTGCCGGAAGGTCCATGAACCCCTTTGTTTTGGCCATGTCCTACGGAGCGACCTTCGTCTCTACTTCGGCCATCGTGGGCTTCGGCGGCGTCTCCGGCATGTTTGGCATGTCGCTGCTTTGGCTGACCTTTCTGACAATTTTCGTAGGCATTTTCGTAGCCATGGTCTTTTTTGGGAAACGCACCCGGCGCATGGGGCTGGCGCTCGATTCCCACACCTTTCCGGAATTCCTGGGCAGGCGGTACGGATCGAAATTCATTCAGCAGTTTTCCGGCGTGGTCATTTTCGTCTTCATTCCGGTCTACGCGGCAGCGGTGCTCATCGGCATCTGCCGGATGCTTGAAGTGGCCTTCCCTGCCGTGAGCTATGGCGTATGGCTGCTCGTCGTCACCGCCATCGTGGCCGTCTACGTCGTCACCGGCGGGCTCAAGGCAGTCATGTACACCGACGCGTTCCAGGGGACCATCATGGCCGCCATGATGCTCATTCTCATCGTCACCACCTATGCCCTACTCGGCGGCGTGACCGAAGCGCACCAGGCCTTGACCGATCTTGCAGGTCTGGTCCCGGCTGGCCTGGCCAAGGGAGGCATGACGGGGTGGACCACGGGGCCGAAGCTCGAATCGCCCATCGGACTCACCATTTACACGACCATCATCTACGGGGTGGGCATCGGCGTGCTGGCGCAGCCCCAACTGGCCATCCGGTACATGACCGTGCCTTCCGACCGGGAACTGAACCGGGCCGTCGCCATCGGCGGCATTTTCATCCTGCTCATGACCGGCGTGGCCTTTGTCGCTGGCGCACTGTCGAACGTTGTCTTCTACAAGGAATTCGGCAAGGTCGCCATCGCCGTTGCTGACAACAATTTCGACAGCATCATTCCGCTGTATATCGACAAGGTCATGCCCGGCTGGTTCTCCGGGTTGTTCCTGGTGGCCATGTTCGCGGCGGCCATGTCCACCATGAGCTCCCAGTATCACGTCGGCGGGACATCGCTCTCCCGCGACTTTCTGGAGCAGTACGTGAGCGTGGGCAACGGCGGGTCGTCCATGAAGCTCAACCGGCTCGGCGTGACCGTGGCCATCGTGGCCACCCTGGTTTGGGCCTGGCTCTTGCCCGGCGGAGTCATCGCCCGGGCCACCGCCTTTTTCTTCGGACTGTGCGCGGCCTCATTCCTGCCCATTTACGTGCTCGGCCTGTACTGGAAAGGCATGACCAAGACCGGCGCCAAAGTATCCATGGTCGGCGGCTTTTGTTTCTCCATGTTTTGGCTGCTCTTCATTCACGTGAAGGAGGCGGGATTCATCGGCCTGTGCCAGGCCATGTTCGGCAAGGCGACACTGGTTGCCGATGCCGCCCCGGGCTCCTGGACGTGGCTGATGCAGTGGGTGGACCCCAACGTGGTCGCCCTGCCCGTGTCCCTGGCGTTGGCGGTGGGCGTCAGCCTGGCCACCCGACGAATCGAGGAAAAGCACCTGGACCTTTGCTGGGAGGGACTGCGCTGA
- a CDS encoding symporter small accessory protein: protein MMLGLGSVEIALAFWLSVGATILCVVYGIVNWNNKGNDKNEGGA from the coding sequence ATGATGCTTGGACTGGGAAGTGTAGAAATTGCGCTGGCCTTCTGGCTGTCCGTGGGGGCGACGATTTTGTGCGTCGTTTACGGAATTGTGAATTGGAACAACAAGGGCAACGACAAAAACGAAGGGGGCGCGTGA